The following coding sequences lie in one Vibrio casei genomic window:
- the recD gene encoding exodeoxyribonuclease V subunit alpha has translation MPTLFRLLNDLQSVGGLRAIDVQFGLFIYQKQRLDSSAPILEPQDNANTKPDEKIAIQIGVLACLLSHEFGRGHICIHLKTFDIVEALSLNFWFHLHPELRQKYACALVEWQHWDWRDVCQQAFICQKTTIHAQAFAGEQDQKVDEGSQLRAFPLVFEQSADGGRVYLARYWHYERQVASGFLQRSQSLVFSSTQKKVMKSTLDRLFSRDYTYLWQALKQADISDAVTRQRAVCEYLDVEKPDDLDFQEIESVLVHAKTVDDLDRLDKLVPESVCLNWQKVAAAVALTRQFSVISGGPGTGKTTTVAKLLAALMSQSQASENFPIIKLVAPTGKAAARLTESIGLAVAQLPVDDTMKAMIPTQSSTIHRLLGARPNTVQFKHNKANPLHVDILVVDEASMVDLPMMHRLLEALPSHARLILLGDKDQLASVEAGAILGDICLFSEVGYQPDYAKQLGELTGFQYLPKAANGHDIADSLCMLRKSYRFHARSGIGQLAKAINAGNAKQVESIWRQGFLDISFHPLPTLSYSGAFDISPTEAWKVAQTELLDLMVEGYRPYCESIDSAESIAPVQGDLFADVNHKVMEKASMELKAKSVLKAFSHARLLCAVREGEYGVQGMNQMIEQALTKSGFIHPVADEPWYVGKPIMVNKNDSTLGLHNGDIGICLLDKSEQEPRLRVYFEMPDGRIKGVLPSRVPQHDVAFAMTIHKSQGSEFEHTVLLLPEKMNQILTRELIYTGVTRAKSRLNLFANPHVLAQGVSIKTLRTSGLSERLSCS, from the coding sequence ATGCCGACGTTATTTCGTTTATTAAACGATTTGCAATCGGTCGGGGGCTTACGCGCGATTGATGTACAATTTGGTCTTTTTATTTACCAAAAGCAGCGTCTTGACTCAAGTGCACCTATTCTTGAACCGCAAGATAATGCCAATACCAAACCAGATGAGAAAATTGCGATTCAAATAGGCGTATTGGCGTGTTTACTCAGTCATGAATTTGGGCGTGGTCATATCTGTATTCACTTGAAAACGTTTGATATCGTTGAGGCATTATCGCTGAATTTTTGGTTTCATTTGCACCCAGAATTGAGGCAAAAATACGCTTGCGCTTTAGTTGAATGGCAACATTGGGATTGGCGTGATGTTTGCCAACAGGCGTTTATTTGTCAGAAAACGACGATTCATGCACAAGCCTTCGCAGGTGAGCAAGATCAAAAGGTTGATGAAGGCAGCCAATTGCGTGCATTTCCTTTGGTATTTGAGCAATCCGCCGATGGTGGTCGAGTGTACCTAGCGCGTTATTGGCACTATGAAAGGCAAGTCGCTAGCGGTTTTTTACAGCGGTCTCAATCTTTGGTGTTTTCGTCTACGCAAAAAAAAGTAATGAAAAGTACTCTAGATCGCTTATTTAGCCGTGATTACACCTACCTCTGGCAAGCATTAAAGCAAGCCGACATTAGTGATGCGGTGACACGACAACGTGCGGTATGTGAATACTTGGATGTTGAGAAACCGGATGATCTAGATTTTCAAGAAATTGAGTCGGTACTTGTTCATGCCAAGACCGTCGATGACTTGGATAGGCTCGATAAGCTTGTGCCTGAATCGGTATGTTTAAATTGGCAAAAAGTGGCGGCGGCTGTTGCTCTGACTCGACAGTTTTCGGTAATTTCCGGTGGCCCAGGAACGGGTAAAACGACAACGGTTGCAAAATTATTGGCGGCATTAATGAGTCAATCACAAGCCAGTGAGAATTTCCCTATCATTAAGCTTGTGGCACCAACGGGCAAAGCAGCGGCGCGACTCACTGAATCGATTGGATTGGCGGTAGCTCAACTGCCCGTTGACGATACTATGAAAGCGATGATACCTACGCAGTCCAGCACCATTCATCGTTTATTGGGCGCAAGGCCAAATACGGTTCAATTTAAACATAACAAAGCCAACCCATTGCATGTTGATATTTTGGTGGTTGATGAAGCATCTATGGTCGACTTGCCTATGATGCACCGATTACTTGAAGCGTTACCAAGCCATGCCAGGCTTATCTTGCTAGGGGATAAAGATCAATTGGCTTCGGTCGAGGCGGGAGCAATTTTAGGGGATATTTGCTTGTTTAGTGAAGTAGGTTATCAGCCCGATTACGCCAAACAATTAGGTGAGTTAACCGGGTTTCAATATTTACCTAAAGCTGCGAATGGTCATGATATTGCGGATAGTTTGTGCATGCTTAGAAAAAGCTATCGGTTCCATGCTCGCTCAGGTATTGGGCAGTTAGCTAAAGCCATTAATGCGGGTAATGCAAAACAAGTTGAATCGATATGGCGACAAGGCTTTCTGGATATTTCTTTTCATCCACTGCCAACTTTGTCTTATTCAGGCGCATTCGATATTTCCCCAACTGAAGCATGGAAAGTGGCTCAAACGGAACTTCTTGATTTAATGGTAGAAGGTTATCGACCGTATTGTGAGTCAATTGATAGTGCTGAATCCATCGCTCCTGTTCAAGGTGACTTATTTGCAGATGTGAATCATAAAGTAATGGAAAAAGCCTCGATGGAATTGAAGGCTAAGTCGGTATTGAAAGCCTTTAGTCATGCTCGTCTTTTGTGCGCGGTTCGTGAGGGGGAATACGGCGTACAAGGCATGAATCAAATGATTGAGCAGGCGTTAACCAAGAGTGGCTTTATCCATCCAGTGGCTGATGAACCTTGGTATGTGGGTAAACCCATTATGGTGAATAAAAATGATTCAACCTTAGGATTGCATAATGGGGATATTGGCATTTGTTTGCTGGATAAAAGTGAACAAGAACCAAGGCTTCGCGTTTATTTTGAAATGCCAGATGGGCGGATTAAAGGTGTGTTGCCAAGCCGTGTTCCTCAGCATGATGTTGCCTTTGCGATGACGATTCATAAATCACAAGGCAGTGAGTTTGAGCATACCGTGTTGTTATTGCCAGAGAAAATGAATCAAATTTTAACTAGGGAATTAATTTATACCGGTGTCACTCGCGCTAAATCTCGATTGAATTTATTTGCAAACCCACATGTTTTGGCGCAAGGTGTTTCGATAAAAACCCTACGAACTAGCGGGTTAAGTGAACGGTTAAGTTGTTCTTAA
- a CDS encoding YhcH/YjgK/YiaL family protein, which produces MFFGNVERLSWSSILPRRFIEYIKQAQQIAEDNNDNGRYDIDGDRVFCVLMTPETEPREDRKTEIHRDYLDIQIILEGEETFGYSIETPQALLDKPEYTNDVLLFNEVGNESFISLRAGDFIIFYPGESHRPQCATKEPMTVRKAVIKVHRDLI; this is translated from the coding sequence ATGTTTTTTGGCAATGTTGAACGGTTAAGTTGGAGCTCTATTCTTCCTAGGCGTTTTATTGAGTATATAAAGCAGGCTCAGCAGATTGCGGAAGATAATAATGATAACGGTCGTTATGATATTGATGGAGATCGTGTTTTTTGCGTGTTGATGACACCAGAAACGGAACCGAGAGAAGACCGAAAAACAGAGATACACCGTGATTATTTAGATATTCAGATTATCTTAGAGGGTGAAGAAACCTTTGGATACTCAATTGAAACACCACAAGCGCTTCTGGATAAACCGGAATACACCAATGATGTCTTATTGTTTAATGAAGTGGGCAACGAAAGTTTTATTTCATTAAGAGCAGGGGATTTTATTATCTTCTATCCTGGTGAATCACACCGACCACAATGTGCAACGAAAGAACCCATGACGGTGAGAAAAGCGGTAATAAAAGTACATCGAGATTTGATTTAA
- the argA gene encoding amino-acid N-acetyltransferase: MKLRSTALVKGFRQSAPYVNAHRGKTMVIMLGGEAFNDNNFDNIINDIALLHSLGMRIVLVYGARPQINQNLQNNNCESHYHKGIRVTNESALDFAMQAAGRLQLAITARLSMSLNNTPMQGTQLNVVSGNFVIAQPLGVDDGIDYCHSGKVRRIDSAAINRMLDMGSIVVVGPIASSVTGESFNLMYEDVATQIAIRLKAYKLIGFCSEQGIIDDDGRVIPELFPNGAEQLVTELESQPNIESGYTSGTFRFLRSALAACRAGVPRCHLVSYKEDGALLQELFSFDGIGTQVVMASAEQTRTALIQDIGGILDLIHPLEEQGILVRRSREQLEQEVHKFTIIDKDRLVIGCAALYPYIEDKMAEMACVAVHPDYRDGDRGVVLLKHMSQEAKAMGINKLFVLTTHSLHWFREQGFEEVGVDSLPMEKRGLYNYQRKSKILVLRI, from the coding sequence GTGAAATTGCGAAGTACAGCACTAGTTAAAGGATTCAGACAATCTGCACCATACGTCAATGCCCATCGTGGAAAAACCATGGTGATCATGCTCGGAGGCGAAGCATTTAACGACAACAATTTTGATAACATCATTAATGATATCGCCTTATTACACAGCTTGGGGATGAGAATTGTATTGGTATATGGGGCTCGCCCTCAAATCAATCAGAACTTACAAAATAATAATTGTGAATCGCACTACCATAAAGGGATTCGTGTCACAAATGAATCGGCTCTGGATTTTGCGATGCAAGCCGCTGGTCGATTGCAATTAGCCATTACGGCTCGCCTGTCAATGAGCTTAAACAACACGCCAATGCAAGGTACTCAACTGAACGTGGTAAGTGGTAATTTTGTGATCGCTCAGCCACTAGGTGTCGATGATGGCATCGATTATTGCCACAGCGGCAAAGTACGCCGTATTGATTCTGCCGCCATTAATCGTATGCTCGATATGGGCTCCATTGTGGTAGTAGGTCCTATTGCCAGCTCCGTCACCGGTGAAAGCTTTAACCTTATGTATGAAGATGTCGCCACCCAAATAGCGATTCGACTGAAAGCCTATAAATTAATCGGGTTTTGTTCAGAACAAGGCATTATTGATGATGACGGCCGCGTCATTCCTGAATTATTTCCTAATGGCGCAGAACAGCTCGTGACAGAATTAGAATCGCAACCTAACATCGAAAGCGGTTACACCAGTGGAACCTTTCGATTTCTACGAAGCGCCCTTGCCGCATGCCGAGCGGGTGTACCCCGTTGTCATTTAGTCAGCTATAAAGAAGATGGGGCGCTATTACAAGAGTTGTTTTCATTTGATGGCATTGGCACTCAAGTCGTAATGGCTAGCGCGGAACAAACTCGAACGGCCCTGATTCAAGACATTGGTGGTATTTTAGACCTGATTCACCCATTGGAAGAGCAAGGTATTTTAGTCCGCCGCTCACGAGAGCAATTAGAACAAGAAGTCCATAAATTCACTATTATTGATAAAGATAGGCTAGTGATTGGTTGTGCCGCTTTATACCCATATATAGAAGATAAAATGGCCGAAATGGCTTGTGTCGCCGTTCACCCTGATTATCGTGATGGCGATCGTGGTGTGGTGTTACTCAAACATATGAGCCAAGAAGCCAAAGCCATGGGAATTAATAAATTGTTTGTCTTAACTACACATAGTTTGCATTGGTTTAGAGAGCAAGGCTTTGAAGAAGTTGGCGTAGATTCTTTGCCAATGGAAAAACGGGGGCTATACAACTATCAACGCAAATCAAAAATATTGGTGTTAAGAATATAA
- the mltA gene encoding murein transglycosylase A, which translates to MASRVFVFTVVTMMLGCAQKVERGQQYLDGKLDTTLENVDTIQTQSPQDFTTFARQAEQVEITSPSLKSKYANLYAQLNVWAQESGDPTQLAKYGVNIEQLAGADKKGNILFTGYFSPVIEMRHTPDHLFKYPVYAKPQCGSVCPTRAQIYDGALKDKGLVLGYASNMMDPFLMEVQGSGFVHYADNDELDYFAYAGKNNHPYVSIGRILIERGIIPKEKMSMKAIKEWALKNDTATVQELLEQNPSYVFFERQPGAEVVGAAGIPLLPMAAVAGDRSIFPMGTPILAEVPLLDVNGQWTGIHVLKLLIVLDTGGAVKGGHLDLYHGMGARSGIAAGHYRHFGRVWKLDLTAPPLQIPNN; encoded by the coding sequence ATTGCTTCTCGCGTATTTGTTTTTACTGTTGTTACGATGATGCTTGGTTGTGCTCAAAAGGTTGAGCGTGGGCAACAGTATTTAGACGGGAAACTTGATACCACTTTAGAAAATGTGGATACCATTCAAACTCAATCACCACAAGATTTTACGACCTTTGCCAGACAGGCTGAGCAAGTGGAAATAACATCGCCTTCTTTAAAATCCAAATACGCCAATCTTTATGCTCAACTTAATGTATGGGCACAAGAAAGCGGTGATCCTACTCAGCTTGCTAAATATGGTGTGAATATTGAGCAATTGGCTGGTGCGGATAAGAAAGGAAATATCTTATTTACCGGGTACTTCTCTCCTGTGATTGAAATGCGTCATACTCCGGATCATTTATTCAAATACCCTGTTTATGCTAAACCACAGTGTGGATCGGTTTGCCCGACCCGAGCTCAAATTTATGATGGTGCATTGAAAGATAAAGGGTTAGTACTAGGTTATGCATCAAATATGATGGATCCGTTCTTAATGGAAGTGCAAGGCAGTGGTTTTGTGCACTATGCGGATAATGATGAGCTAGATTACTTTGCTTATGCTGGTAAGAATAATCACCCGTATGTCAGTATTGGCCGAATATTAATTGAGCGTGGCATTATTCCGAAAGAAAAAATGTCGATGAAAGCGATTAAAGAATGGGCATTGAAAAATGATACCGCAACCGTGCAAGAGTTATTAGAACAGAACCCTTCTTATGTTTTCTTTGAGCGTCAACCTGGTGCGGAAGTAGTTGGTGCGGCAGGTATTCCTCTTCTGCCTATGGCGGCAGTAGCTGGAGACCGCAGTATTTTTCCTATGGGGACGCCAATTTTAGCGGAAGTACCATTATTAGATGTTAATGGCCAATGGACGGGCATTCATGTGCTCAAGTTGCTAATCGTATTGGATACTGGAGGCGCAGTAAAAGGTGGGCATCTAGATTTGTATCATGGAATGGGCGCGCGCTCAGGGATTGCGGCTGGGCATTATCGTCATTTTGGACGAGTGTGGAAATTGGATCTTACTGCGCCACCACTGCAAATTCCGAATAATTAG
- the tcdA gene encoding tRNA cyclic N6-threonylcarbamoyladenosine(37) synthase TcdA, translating into MKTMQPASDRYDQRFGGTRRLYGYNEVDILRAAHVCVVGIGGVGSWAVEALARTGVGELTLIDMDDVCVTNINRQIHALSTSVGQSKIEVMAERVALINPECKVNLVDDFITPDNVNQYISKDFDYVLDAIDSIKPKAALLAYCRSNKIKVITTGGAGGQTDPTQIKIADLSKTVQDPLAKKLKDTLRRFHNFSKNPQRKFSIDCVFSTEQLKYPQPDGSVCGIKSTAEGPKRMDCASGFGAATVVTATFGFVAVSRIVEKLIQKHNL; encoded by the coding sequence ATGAAAACAATGCAACCCGCATCTGATCGCTATGACCAACGTTTCGGTGGAACTCGCCGATTGTATGGTTATAATGAAGTCGATATTTTACGTGCAGCGCATGTTTGCGTTGTTGGTATTGGCGGTGTTGGTTCGTGGGCAGTAGAAGCATTAGCTAGAACCGGTGTGGGTGAGCTTACTTTAATCGATATGGATGATGTGTGTGTGACGAATATTAACCGTCAAATACATGCATTAAGCACAAGCGTAGGACAGAGTAAGATTGAAGTGATGGCTGAGCGTGTGGCTTTGATCAATCCTGAATGCAAAGTGAACTTGGTTGATGATTTCATCACGCCTGACAATGTGAATCAGTATATAAGTAAAGATTTTGATTATGTGTTGGATGCGATTGACAGTATTAAGCCGAAAGCGGCTTTATTGGCATATTGCCGTAGCAATAAAATCAAAGTGATTACGACAGGTGGCGCGGGCGGCCAAACCGATCCAACACAAATTAAAATTGCTGATTTATCCAAAACGGTACAAGATCCGTTAGCCAAAAAATTAAAAGATACATTGCGTCGTTTTCATAACTTTAGTAAAAACCCGCAACGTAAATTCAGTATTGATTGTGTCTTTTCGACAGAGCAACTTAAATACCCTCAACCGGATGGCAGTGTATGCGGCATCAAATCAACCGCGGAAGGCCCAAAGCGCATGGATTGCGCCAGTGGGTTTGGCGCTGCAACCGTAGTGACCGCCACTTTTGGGTTTGTTGCGGTTTCTCGAATTGTTGAGAAGTTAATTCAAAAGCATAACCTTTAG
- the csdE gene encoding cysteine desulfurase sulfur acceptor subunit CsdE — MSNHPFGTTITAETIVKTVSAFTSWEERYRQVIMWGKQLPTLDESLKQDQLLVSGCESKVWLVSEFDGECWHFQADSDARIVRGLIALVLAAFHHQSSEYIKNFDTKAYFEQLELVDHLSQSRGNGLRAIVETIKQVTD, encoded by the coding sequence ATGTCTAACCATCCTTTTGGAACGACTATTACTGCTGAAACTATTGTGAAAACTGTGTCTGCTTTTACGAGCTGGGAAGAGAGATATCGCCAAGTAATTATGTGGGGAAAGCAACTGCCTACTCTTGACGAGAGTTTGAAGCAGGATCAGCTTTTGGTTTCTGGCTGTGAAAGTAAGGTGTGGTTAGTGTCTGAATTTGATGGTGAGTGTTGGCATTTTCAAGCGGATTCGGATGCTCGAATCGTTCGAGGTTTAATCGCTTTAGTGTTAGCGGCTTTTCATCATCAATCTTCGGAATATATTAAAAATTTTGATACTAAAGCTTATTTTGAGCAACTGGAATTAGTCGATCATTTAAGTCAGTCACGTGGTAATGGGCTTAGAGCGATTGTCGAAACCATTAAACAAGTGACTGATTAG
- a CDS encoding aminotransferase class V-fold PLP-dependent enzyme, with protein MSSHHTNPQHNDVLDIEAIRAQFPFIHVESESSVVYLDNAATTQKPQCVIDSISQYYSQQNANVHRGSHRLTANATEEFEQARSQVQSFIGANSYKEIIWTRGATEAINLIAQTYARNTLQAGDEILVGEMEHHANIVPWQIVAEQTGAKVIKVPMTQDCRWDMKAFISLLNNKTKIVAAAHITNVTATRQPIESIIEYTHNVGAIAVIDGAQGIVHEPVDVQKLNCDFYVFSGHKLYAPTGIGVLYGKQTLLDAMPPWHGGGKMVEKVSFEQTSFAELPGKFEAGTPNVAGAIALATAIQWLSHFDDQQVEAHLHKLSHQLVEGLMKIEGVTIIGLQPQASVVSFTLTLDGESIHHQDIAILLDKQNIAVRSGHHCAHPLMDALGISGTIRVSMGIYNNEDDIEALLTALTKTVELL; from the coding sequence ATGTCTTCTCATCACACGAACCCACAGCATAATGATGTTTTAGATATTGAGGCAATTCGGGCTCAATTCCCATTCATCCATGTAGAATCCGAATCATCGGTGGTGTATTTAGACAACGCGGCAACCACGCAAAAACCTCAATGTGTGATTGATAGCATCAGCCAATATTACAGCCAACAAAATGCTAATGTACATCGTGGCAGCCACCGCTTAACCGCCAATGCAACGGAAGAATTTGAACAGGCACGGTCTCAGGTCCAGTCTTTCATTGGTGCGAATAGCTATAAAGAAATTATTTGGACACGCGGCGCAACCGAAGCCATCAATCTCATCGCACAAACTTATGCTCGTAACACGTTACAAGCTGGAGATGAAATCCTTGTCGGCGAAATGGAACATCATGCGAATATTGTGCCTTGGCAAATCGTCGCGGAGCAAACGGGAGCAAAAGTTATTAAAGTCCCCATGACCCAAGACTGCCGGTGGGATATGAAAGCCTTTATATCATTGCTCAATAATAAAACGAAGATCGTAGCCGCAGCCCATATTACGAATGTCACCGCAACTCGTCAGCCAATAGAATCAATTATTGAATATACTCATAATGTTGGCGCGATTGCTGTCATCGATGGCGCTCAAGGTATCGTACATGAACCCGTCGATGTCCAAAAACTCAATTGCGATTTCTATGTTTTCTCCGGCCATAAACTATATGCACCAACTGGCATTGGCGTGCTTTATGGTAAACAAACATTACTCGATGCTATGCCACCTTGGCATGGTGGAGGTAAGATGGTGGAAAAAGTGAGTTTTGAACAAACCTCATTTGCAGAACTGCCTGGTAAATTTGAAGCAGGAACTCCTAATGTTGCAGGGGCAATTGCACTTGCTACTGCCATTCAATGGCTATCTCATTTTGATGATCAGCAAGTTGAAGCACATCTCCATAAACTAAGTCACCAGTTAGTCGAAGGCTTAATGAAGATTGAAGGCGTAACCATCATAGGGTTGCAACCACAAGCAAGCGTTGTCAGCTTTACTCTTACTCTTGATGGGGAGAGCATTCATCATCAAGATATTGCGATTCTTCTTGATAAGCAAAATATTGCCGTACGATCTGGACACCATTGTGCGCACCCATTGATGGATGCGCTGGGCATAAGCGGTACTATTCGAGTTTCGATGGGAATTTATAACAATGAAGACGATATTGAGGCATTACTCACCGCTTTAACTAAAACGGTTGAATTGTTGTAA
- a CDS encoding ketopantoate reductase family protein — MKIGIVGLGAIGSLWAAKCHQIHHDVIGFTRSKTLAPLVIQLDQFQPFTLTINDYQALQDCQLLLVTVKSTQVTEAIEPLHAFLNSSTPIVFLHNGMGAVDALDSKWHQYPLLLATTTQAAFKPTQGQVNHTGLGQTFIGPSPLSSPFKKSDINDLIIALNTILPSVEWRNDIHTALWNKLAINSVINPLTAIHQCRNGKLANDQFKKQISILIKEISQVLNAENIAISHQSVVDNVYRVIESTAQNFSSMHQDIAHHRTTEIDFITGYLIRTAQKHGLNTPHHQALMEKIKAIS; from the coding sequence ATGAAGATAGGGATTGTCGGTTTAGGCGCTATAGGCTCTTTATGGGCAGCAAAATGTCACCAAATTCATCATGACGTCATCGGTTTTACCCGTTCAAAAACGCTAGCACCACTAGTAATCCAACTGGATCAATTTCAACCTTTCACACTGACAATTAACGATTATCAAGCACTGCAAGATTGCCAGTTATTACTCGTAACCGTGAAATCAACTCAAGTAACAGAAGCAATTGAACCCCTTCATGCATTTTTAAATTCAAGTACACCGATTGTGTTTTTACATAATGGAATGGGCGCGGTTGATGCTTTAGATTCTAAATGGCATCAATATCCACTTTTACTTGCCACCACGACTCAAGCTGCATTTAAACCAACACAGGGCCAAGTCAATCATACGGGACTAGGACAAACATTCATTGGGCCAAGCCCTTTGTCTTCTCCTTTTAAAAAATCTGACATTAATGATCTCATCATTGCGCTAAATACCATCTTACCTAGTGTTGAATGGCGCAATGATATTCACACCGCCTTGTGGAATAAACTGGCGATCAACAGTGTTATCAATCCATTAACGGCTATTCATCAATGCCGAAATGGCAAATTAGCCAATGATCAATTCAAGAAACAGATATCAATTTTAATCAAAGAAATCAGCCAAGTCCTTAACGCTGAGAACATCGCGATTTCTCATCAATCTGTTGTTGATAATGTTTATCGCGTTATTGAGTCCACTGCACAAAACTTTTCATCAATGCATCAAGATATCGCTCACCACCGTACAACTGAAATCGACTTTATTACTGGTTATTTGATTCGAACCGCCCAAAAGCATGGGCTTAATACGCCACATCATCAAGCTTTAATGGAAAAAATAAAAGCAATAAGTTAA
- a CDS encoding nucleoside-specific channel-forming Tsx family protein, whose protein sequence is MRKTLLALSLVAASAPVLAADYSDDVHKNDYKWLQFNLMYSLDEKPASSEATKDGHDYLEMEFGGRSGIFDLYGYVDIFNLTSSDDQDKSNSADKMFMKFAPRMSIDGLTGKDLSFGPVQELYVATLFNWGGNNGGVNNSFYGLGSDINVPWLGKVGLNVYALYDINNKDWNGYQISTNWFKPFLNFSNGSFLSYQGYIDYQFGMKDEYASASNGGVMFNGIYWHSERFAVGYGLKLYKDVYGLKDGSATGFDGGTWESTGVSHYFDVTYKF, encoded by the coding sequence ATGCGTAAAACACTTTTAGCTCTTAGTCTTGTTGCTGCTTCAGCGCCAGTTTTAGCAGCGGACTATTCAGATGACGTTCATAAGAATGATTACAAATGGCTACAATTTAATCTTATGTACTCTTTAGATGAGAAACCAGCTTCTTCTGAAGCAACAAAGGATGGTCATGACTATTTAGAGATGGAATTTGGCGGCCGCTCTGGAATCTTCGATCTTTATGGTTACGTTGATATTTTCAACCTAACAAGCTCTGATGATCAAGATAAGTCAAACTCTGCAGATAAAATGTTCATGAAGTTTGCTCCTCGTATGTCTATCGATGGCTTAACGGGTAAAGATCTTTCATTTGGTCCAGTCCAAGAACTCTATGTTGCAACCTTATTTAACTGGGGTGGTAATAATGGTGGTGTAAACAACTCATTTTACGGTCTAGGCTCAGATATCAACGTGCCTTGGTTAGGCAAAGTTGGCTTGAATGTTTATGCTTTATACGACATTAACAATAAAGATTGGAATGGTTATCAGATCTCAACTAACTGGTTCAAACCTTTCTTGAACTTCAGCAACGGTTCTTTCCTTTCTTACCAAGGTTACATCGATTACCAATTTGGTATGAAAGATGAATATGCATCAGCTAGTAATGGTGGCGTAATGTTTAACGGTATTTACTGGCACAGTGAGCGCTTTGCGGTTGGTTACGGTTTAAAATTATACAAAGATGTTTACGGCCTTAAAGACGGTTCAGCGACTGGTTTTGATGGCGGAACTTGGGAATCAACAGGTGTTTCTCACTACTTTGACGTAACTTACAAATTCTAA